The Vibrio echinoideorum genome includes a region encoding these proteins:
- a CDS encoding TIGR02450 family Trp-rich protein, with protein sequence MNRINPKKLFRSKWTAVSPVKKEKHFMITEVEFEEGEVIRCLIEAVMTKRQEAINWRDLTDNQHWLPGWK encoded by the coding sequence ATGAATCGGATCAACCCAAAGAAATTATTTCGTAGTAAATGGACTGCAGTCAGCCCGGTAAAGAAAGAAAAACACTTTATGATCACAGAGGTAGAGTTTGAAGAAGGAGAGGTGATTCGTTGCTTAATTGAGGCGGTGATGACCAAACGACAGGAAGCCATCAATTGGCGAGATCTCACCGACAATCAACATTGGCTCCCTGGTTGGAAGTAG
- a CDS encoding molybdopterin guanine dinucleotide-containing S/N-oxide reductase: MTDITRRGFLKGSGMAAGALAFTSLTPMTASAANKRGKGVLTAGRMGPMLCEVKDGKLVSTTNALAQTVPNSLQTTGPDQVHTKARIKYPMVRKGFLDNPSAPTGSRGGDEYVRVSWDEAYKLIHEQHMRIRQENGPESVFAGSYGWRSSGVLHKAQTLLQRYMSLSGGYSGHLGDYSTGAAQVIMPHVMGSIEVYEQQTTHPVILESSDVVVLWGMNPMNTLKIAWSSTDCSGLEFFHKLKKSGKTIIAIDPMRSETVDFFGDAIQWIAPRPMTDVAMMMGIAHSLVKKGKHDVEFLNKYTAGYDKFEAYLMGKEDGVEKTPAWAEEITGVPAKQLELLADIFSQNRTMLMAGWGIQRQQYGEQRHWMVVTLAAMLGQIGLPGGGFGLSYHYSNGGNPTRDAGVLPAISASIGGGSSAGNDWAVSGAVNSFPVARITEALENPGKTYMHNGHELTFPDLKMIWWAGGGNFTHHQDTNRLIKAWQKPELVVISEIYWTAAAKHADIVLPITTSFERNDMTMTGDYSNQHLVPMKKAVEPQGEARNDFDVFADMSEMIKAGGRDVFTEGKDEMAWLKGFYDAAQKAGKSARVRMPKFGKFWDDNQLIEMKYNKKTAQFVRHADFRKDPVMNPLGTPSGKIEIFSKTIEGYKLADCPAHPTWIEPTEFFGKAKSDELQLMTAHAAHRLHSQFNYAKLREEYAIGNREPISINVEDAKARGIKTGDLVRAYNDRGQVLVGALVTDGIKQGAVCVHEGGWPDLDKDTGLCKNGGCNVLTLDIPTSRLANGCAANSALVKIEKYTGPALELTAFDPPKNG; the protein is encoded by the coding sequence ATGACAGATATTACTCGTCGCGGATTCCTCAAAGGATCGGGCATGGCTGCCGGTGCGCTGGCATTTACATCATTGACGCCAATGACAGCATCAGCTGCAAATAAGCGTGGTAAAGGTGTATTAACTGCAGGCCGCATGGGGCCGATGTTGTGTGAAGTAAAAGATGGCAAGTTGGTTTCAACGACTAATGCTTTAGCACAAACGGTTCCAAACAGCTTACAAACGACTGGTCCAGACCAGGTTCATACAAAAGCACGTATCAAGTACCCAATGGTACGTAAAGGCTTCTTAGACAACCCATCGGCGCCAACTGGTTCTCGTGGTGGCGACGAATACGTTCGTGTGTCTTGGGATGAAGCTTATAAATTGATTCACGAACAGCATATGCGTATCCGTCAAGAAAACGGTCCTGAATCTGTATTCGCAGGTTCTTATGGCTGGCGTTCAAGTGGCGTGCTGCATAAAGCACAAACGTTGCTTCAGCGTTACATGAGCTTGTCTGGCGGCTATTCGGGTCACCTTGGTGATTACTCAACAGGTGCTGCACAAGTCATCATGCCCCACGTAATGGGTTCTATTGAAGTTTACGAACAACAAACCACTCACCCAGTGATACTTGAAAGTTCAGACGTTGTTGTATTGTGGGGTATGAACCCTATGAACACGCTTAAGATTGCATGGAGTTCAACAGATTGTTCTGGCCTCGAGTTTTTCCACAAACTTAAAAAATCTGGCAAGACAATTATTGCTATCGATCCAATGCGCTCAGAAACGGTCGATTTCTTTGGCGATGCAATTCAGTGGATTGCCCCTCGTCCTATGACAGACGTAGCGATGATGATGGGTATCGCGCACTCTTTGGTTAAGAAAGGTAAGCACGACGTAGAATTCTTAAACAAATACACGGCTGGCTACGATAAGTTTGAAGCTTATCTAATGGGTAAAGAAGATGGAGTAGAGAAGACTCCTGCGTGGGCTGAAGAGATCACAGGCGTTCCTGCGAAACAGCTTGAGTTATTAGCTGATATCTTTAGTCAAAACCGTACCATGCTAATGGCGGGTTGGGGTATTCAGCGCCAACAATACGGTGAGCAACGTCACTGGATGGTGGTGACACTAGCGGCAATGCTTGGTCAGATTGGTCTTCCTGGCGGTGGCTTCGGTCTTTCTTACCATTACTCGAACGGTGGTAACCCAACACGTGATGCCGGTGTATTACCAGCAATCTCTGCGTCAATTGGCGGTGGTTCTTCAGCAGGTAATGACTGGGCTGTATCAGGCGCTGTGAACAGCTTTCCTGTTGCTCGTATTACAGAAGCGCTGGAGAATCCGGGTAAAACGTACATGCATAACGGTCATGAGTTGACGTTCCCTGATCTGAAAATGATCTGGTGGGCGGGCGGTGGTAACTTTACTCATCACCAAGATACAAACCGTTTGATCAAAGCGTGGCAAAAGCCTGAGCTAGTGGTTATCTCTGAGATCTATTGGACCGCTGCGGCTAAGCACGCTGATATTGTATTGCCGATCACAACGTCATTTGAGCGTAACGACATGACGATGACGGGTGACTACAGTAACCAACACCTAGTGCCAATGAAAAAAGCGGTTGAACCTCAAGGTGAAGCACGTAACGACTTCGATGTATTTGCAGACATGTCTGAGATGATCAAAGCGGGCGGCCGTGATGTCTTCACTGAAGGCAAAGACGAAATGGCATGGTTGAAAGGCTTCTACGATGCGGCACAGAAAGCGGGTAAATCTGCACGTGTTCGTATGCCTAAATTTGGTAAATTCTGGGACGATAACCAGCTTATTGAAATGAAATACAATAAGAAGACGGCACAGTTTGTTCGTCATGCTGACTTCCGTAAGGATCCTGTGATGAACCCGCTTGGTACGCCAAGTGGTAAGATTGAGATCTTCTCAAAAACCATCGAAGGCTACAAGCTTGCTGATTGTCCTGCTCATCCTACATGGATTGAGCCTACAGAGTTCTTTGGTAAAGCGAAAAGTGATGAGCTTCAATTGATGACGGCGCACGCAGCACATCGTCTACACAGCCAATTTAACTATGCGAAATTACGTGAAGAATATGCGATCGGTAACCGTGAACCTATCTCTATCAACGTTGAAGATGCGAAAGCTCGCGGAATCAAAACCGGTGACTTGGTTCGTGCTTACAACGACCGTGGTCAAGTGTTGGTAGGTGCTTTGGTAACAGATGGCATCAAACAAGGCGCTGTATGTGTCCATGAAGGTGGTTGGCCTGACTTAGATAAAGATACAGGCTTATGTAAAAATGGCGGCTGTAACGTTCTTACATTGGATATCCCGACTTCTCGTTTGGCAAATGGTTGCGCTGCAAACTCGGCGCTTGTGAAAATTGAAAAATACACAGGTCCTGCATTAGAGCTGACAGCATTTGATCCACCCAAAAATGGTTAA
- a CDS encoding NapC/NirT family cytochrome c encodes MSIKKRYVALIAAVGIGIGWLTLGGTAAVMHYTSSTEFCVSCHTMQIPYEEYQGSIHFSNAKGIRAECSDCHIPSDPIDYVITKIRASKDIYHEFVTGKIDTEDKYEEHRMAMAETVWAQLRESDSATCRSCHTFDAMDSYEQSEDAAKMHEYGQENNQTCIDCHKGVAHFAPEQEMDSEAFDNLMAFTEKTDPNAKVVYSAETLSIGDLGTINPTARLDVKKVEGTERTVELHAYQMKGAEQVLYCGEGQRSIVAMLTDQGQQSLEVGSFKADAYGNEWRTAVLTAQVDAPVLGSLEPIWDYAEELDNVYCSTCHAKIGSNHFTVNAWGPVAKGMGERTDISDQDLELLTKYFQNHAKDVAGH; translated from the coding sequence ATGTCTATTAAAAAGCGATATGTCGCTCTTATTGCTGCTGTGGGTATTGGTATCGGGTGGTTAACACTTGGTGGGACTGCCGCAGTTATGCATTACACCTCAAGTACTGAGTTCTGTGTTTCTTGTCATACGATGCAAATTCCTTATGAAGAGTATCAAGGTTCGATTCACTTCAGTAATGCAAAAGGCATTCGAGCTGAATGCTCGGACTGTCATATTCCTTCTGATCCAATTGACTACGTAATCACGAAAATTCGTGCATCTAAAGATATTTATCATGAGTTTGTAACCGGCAAAATTGATACAGAAGACAAGTACGAAGAACATCGTATGGCGATGGCAGAAACGGTGTGGGCGCAATTGCGTGAAAGTGACTCTGCTACTTGTCGTTCTTGTCATACTTTCGATGCAATGGATAGCTACGAGCAATCGGAAGACGCAGCCAAAATGCACGAGTACGGACAAGAGAATAATCAAACTTGTATCGACTGCCACAAAGGTGTTGCGCACTTTGCTCCGGAGCAAGAAATGGACAGCGAAGCTTTTGATAATTTGATGGCATTCACTGAGAAAACAGATCCAAATGCGAAAGTCGTTTACTCAGCTGAAACGCTAAGCATTGGCGACCTTGGAACTATCAATCCAACGGCACGCTTGGATGTGAAAAAAGTTGAAGGTACAGAGCGCACCGTTGAGTTACATGCTTACCAAATGAAAGGTGCTGAGCAAGTGCTTTACTGCGGCGAAGGTCAACGCTCAATTGTCGCGATGCTGACCGATCAAGGACAACAGAGCCTTGAAGTTGGCAGCTTTAAAGCGGATGCGTACGGCAATGAATGGCGAACGGCAGTGCTAACAGCGCAAGTTGATGCTCCGGTATTGGGTTCACTAGAGCCAATCTGGGACTACGCAGAGGAACTCGATAACGTTTACTGCTCAACATGTCACGCGAAAATTGGTTCGAACCACTTCACAGTGAATGCTTGGGGCCCGGTGGCTAAAGGCATGGGCGAGCGTACTGATATATCAGACCAAGATCTCGAACTGTTAACTAAATACTTCCAGAACCACGCGAAAGATGTGGCTGGCCACTAA
- a CDS encoding nitrogenase-stabilizing/protective protein NifW, translating to MSQPTTLEKIATFTSIEQALDYFEIGFDSKFISQNRTELVKRFNGYLILSKPDDWFSGRRALKNAYCKVQRSKLDRYTRSACRGCTSCQRR from the coding sequence ATGTCCCAACCAACTACGCTAGAGAAGATCGCTACTTTCACTTCTATCGAACAAGCGCTTGATTACTTTGAAATTGGGTTTGATAGCAAGTTCATTAGCCAAAACAGAACCGAACTGGTGAAACGCTTTAATGGTTATCTGATTCTGTCAAAACCAGATGATTGGTTCTCTGGGCGAAGAGCACTGAAAAATGCATACTGCAAGGTACAGCGGAGTAAGTTGGATCGCTATACACGATCCGCGTGTCGTGGCTGTACAAGCTGTCAGCGCCGCTAG
- a CDS encoding M14 family metallopeptidase — MKIFSNFESGNIHVVSADSPQNIQLTIPADNQTEISQWFHFRLESDAQQAHHFEIGQLATSAYPEGWKDYDVVASYDREEWFRIPSQFDGDTLSFDIIPEHDSMYFAYFAPYSYDRHQDLLHSAQTHPACKLETLGHTLDNNDITLLTIGEPSEEKKNIWVIGRQHPGETMAEWLIEGLLQRLLDETDTVGRSLLDSVVFHVVPNMNPDGSIRGHLRTNAIGVNLNREWQSPSLERSPEVFLVRERMLETGVDMCLDIHGDEAIPYNFVAGSEGTPSYNERIEKLENHFKQALLTITPEFQDEFGYDKDEPGKANMTVGTNWISEQFKCLAYTVEMPFKDHISHADELYGWSPERSVAFGHDMLAAVWATAGKL, encoded by the coding sequence ATGAAAATTTTCAGCAATTTCGAAAGCGGCAACATTCACGTCGTTTCAGCAGATTCACCACAAAACATTCAACTGACTATCCCAGCAGACAACCAAACTGAAATCTCTCAATGGTTCCACTTCCGCTTAGAAAGTGACGCTCAACAAGCTCACCACTTTGAAATAGGTCAACTAGCAACCTCTGCCTATCCTGAAGGCTGGAAAGATTACGATGTGGTTGCATCTTATGACCGTGAAGAGTGGTTCCGTATTCCATCTCAGTTTGATGGCGACACACTAAGCTTTGATATCATTCCTGAACACGACTCAATGTACTTCGCCTACTTCGCGCCTTACTCATATGATCGTCACCAAGATCTCCTGCACAGTGCTCAAACGCACCCTGCTTGTAAGCTAGAAACTCTGGGTCACACGCTAGACAACAATGACATCACTTTGCTAACCATTGGTGAGCCAAGTGAAGAGAAGAAAAACATCTGGGTTATTGGTCGCCAACACCCTGGCGAGACCATGGCTGAATGGTTGATCGAAGGCTTGCTGCAACGTTTACTTGATGAAACAGACACAGTAGGTCGATCTCTTCTAGATAGCGTTGTTTTCCACGTTGTACCGAACATGAACCCAGATGGCAGCATCCGTGGTCACCTGCGTACCAACGCGATTGGCGTTAACCTTAACCGTGAATGGCAATCGCCATCTCTAGAACGTAGTCCTGAAGTTTTCCTTGTGCGTGAGCGTATGCTAGAAACTGGCGTTGACATGTGTCTAGACATTCACGGCGACGAAGCAATCCCATATAACTTCGTTGCAGGTAGCGAAGGCACGCCGTCATACAATGAGCGCATTGAAAAACTAGAGAACCACTTCAAGCAAGCCCTTCTGACTATCACTCCCGAATTCCAAGATGAATTTGGTTACGATAAAGACGAACCAGGCAAAGCGAATATGACCGTCGGCACAAACTGGATAAGCGAGCAGTTCAAATGTTTGGCTTACACAGTAGAGATGCCATTTAAAGATCACATCAGCCACGCTGACGAACTTTACGGTTGGTCTCCAGAGCGTAGCGTTGCGTTTGGTCACGACATGCTAGCGGCAGTTTGGGCGACAGCAGGTAAACTGTAA
- a CDS encoding LysE family translocator, producing MSWDSIWLFIVIVFFIAIILGPNALLVLSTALTQRKLFAFVNVLGVCCGFFFHAFISANGMSLLLSKTPMAFEALKWAGVLYLVWLGYNHFRAALRAQDGVLSVVSASGSKLYNQFFKGLLTNLLNPKIVLFYLSIFPQFVSMDKIVSDSLVLGGIQAAVVSTWFLVVILMADTFKRLLTQKRTSQWMNVVCGALFVGFSIQLALFSL from the coding sequence ATGAGTTGGGATAGCATTTGGCTGTTCATTGTCATCGTGTTTTTTATTGCCATTATTCTAGGCCCAAATGCTTTGCTGGTTTTGAGCACAGCATTGACCCAAAGAAAGCTATTCGCGTTTGTGAATGTGCTGGGCGTTTGCTGTGGTTTCTTTTTTCACGCCTTTATTTCTGCAAATGGAATGAGCCTATTGCTATCGAAAACGCCAATGGCATTCGAAGCTCTTAAGTGGGCAGGTGTTTTGTACTTAGTTTGGCTCGGATACAATCATTTTAGGGCCGCACTAAGAGCTCAAGATGGCGTGCTTTCCGTGGTGAGTGCATCGGGGAGTAAGCTTTACAATCAGTTCTTCAAAGGGTTGCTCACTAATCTTCTGAACCCTAAAATTGTGTTGTTTTATCTCTCTATATTCCCTCAGTTTGTTTCAATGGACAAAATTGTGTCAGACAGTTTAGTACTCGGTGGCATTCAGGCGGCGGTTGTATCGACATGGTTTTTGGTTGTTATCTTAATGGCCGATACGTTCAAACGCTTGTTGACTCAAAAACGCACATCGCAATGGATGAATGTCGTGTGTGGGGCATTATTCGTTGGCTTCAGCATTCAGTTAGCCTTGTTCTCTTTGTAG
- a CDS encoding DEAD/DEAH box helicase — translation MSFDNLTLNAKTVAAIPSQFDTPTEIQQAAIPEIIAGQDVLALAQTGSGKTLAFGLPLLNNINSDLNELQAVIIVPTRELASQVAEALEPIATALSIKTITLTGGVNTDNQQQLLSEKPRLAIATPGRLLAVIQSGELELAHCVSLVLDEADRLLDMGFWPDIQSIIDTLPAKRQSLLFSATLPKDLVSQAEALLTEPVKIAAHQENSVVSTIDETLYLVNKGSKAQALIALLNQNDWSQVLVFIGAKDNADALTKRLNKAKISVSALHGNKNQEERTLALESFKNGETRVLIATDVMARGIHIDQLPIVVNFELPAHSATYVHRVGRTARAGNAGVAISLVSHSENEYLNAIRSLTNKPLPLQSLEGFPVTDKPASEATERKRPPKDKMANRRTAKKKSAKQFKSKPNHTK, via the coding sequence ATGTCATTTGATAACCTAACCCTTAACGCAAAAACTGTCGCAGCCATTCCCTCTCAATTCGATACACCAACTGAGATACAGCAAGCGGCCATACCGGAGATTATTGCGGGCCAGGATGTTCTTGCGCTAGCGCAGACGGGTAGCGGGAAAACATTGGCGTTCGGCTTACCTTTATTGAACAACATCAATAGCGACTTGAATGAACTGCAAGCTGTCATCATCGTTCCAACGCGTGAACTCGCATCACAAGTGGCCGAGGCTCTCGAACCCATTGCAACAGCGCTCTCTATTAAAACAATTACATTAACCGGTGGTGTAAACACAGATAATCAGCAACAACTGTTATCAGAAAAGCCCCGGCTTGCTATTGCCACGCCAGGCCGCTTACTTGCTGTGATTCAAAGTGGGGAGTTAGAGTTAGCTCATTGCGTATCTTTGGTACTTGATGAAGCAGACCGTCTGCTCGATATGGGTTTCTGGCCTGATATTCAAAGCATTATCGATACCCTTCCAGCAAAACGACAGTCACTACTTTTTTCAGCAACGCTTCCTAAAGATCTGGTTAGCCAAGCGGAAGCGCTTCTCACTGAACCAGTAAAGATTGCGGCGCACCAAGAGAACAGCGTTGTCTCTACCATTGATGAAACGCTCTATCTCGTGAACAAAGGCAGTAAAGCTCAAGCGCTCATTGCTCTGCTTAATCAGAACGATTGGTCGCAGGTTTTAGTGTTCATCGGAGCAAAAGATAATGCCGACGCACTAACTAAACGGTTAAATAAAGCCAAAATCAGTGTTAGCGCACTGCATGGAAACAAGAACCAAGAAGAACGTACCTTAGCATTAGAGAGCTTCAAGAATGGCGAAACCCGCGTTCTCATCGCAACCGACGTGATGGCTAGAGGGATTCATATCGATCAACTACCAATCGTGGTCAACTTCGAATTACCAGCACACTCGGCAACTTATGTTCATCGCGTTGGACGAACTGCAAGAGCGGGAAATGCCGGAGTCGCAATATCTCTGGTCAGCCACAGTGAGAATGAATATTTAAACGCGATTCGTTCTCTTACGAATAAACCGCTGCCGTTACAATCACTGGAAGGTTTCCCTGTCACAGATAAGCCCGCTTCAGAAGCAACAGAGCGTAAGCGCCCGCCTAAAGACAAAATGGCTAATCGAAGAACAGCAAAGAAGAAGAGCGCTAAACAATTTAAGAGCAAGCCCAACCACACCAAATAG
- a CDS encoding thiamine-binding protein, with protein MVAFQVIPRVKEGNNFEVVDKAIEVVKAADVPFQVGAMETTMKGELNQLLEIIQNAEQACYDAGAVEVITNIKIHSKTIEAEDTFCTYHRGVTKANHMFV; from the coding sequence ATGGTTGCCTTCCAAGTAATACCTCGTGTCAAAGAAGGCAACAACTTCGAAGTCGTTGATAAAGCGATTGAAGTGGTAAAAGCAGCCGATGTTCCTTTCCAAGTTGGCGCGATGGAAACCACGATGAAGGGTGAGCTCAATCAGCTACTCGAAATCATTCAAAACGCTGAGCAAGCTTGTTACGACGCAGGCGCTGTTGAAGTGATTACAAACATTAAAATTCACAGTAAAACCATCGAAGCAGAAGATACATTCTGTACCTACCATCGTGGTGTAACGAAAGCGAATCACATGTTTGTATAA
- a CDS encoding DUF1289 domain-containing protein, with translation MVEQLEFFQVPSPCVGVCSSDEKGYCNGCMRKREERFNWMSMTSSEQLHVIKLCRQRYRRKITKKNHLVGKPIEEEGSTSPQRDLFG, from the coding sequence ATGGTGGAGCAGTTAGAGTTTTTCCAAGTTCCAAGCCCTTGCGTTGGGGTGTGCTCAAGCGATGAAAAAGGCTATTGCAATGGTTGTATGCGTAAAAGAGAGGAGCGCTTTAACTGGATGTCGATGACGTCCTCTGAGCAATTGCATGTCATTAAGTTATGTCGTCAACGTTATAGAAGAAAAATAACGAAGAAAAATCATTTAGTTGGTAAGCCAATTGAAGAAGAGGGAAGTACCAGTCCCCAAAGAGATCTTTTCGGCTAA